Within the Bradyrhizobium cosmicum genome, the region CACCTCGCCGAACTTCCAGTCGGGCTATACCCCCGACGAGATCGCCGAAGCGCGCAAGTTCGTCGCCAGTCCCGACTGGGAGGCGATGCTGCGCGACACGCAGGCTGCGATCGATGCGGTGAAGAGCGTCGGCCCGGTCGGCATCATCGGCTTTTGCCTCGGCGGCAGCGTCGCCTTTGTCGCGGCGACGCGATTGACCGGCCTGAAGGCCGCGATCGGCTATTACGGCGGCGCCGTCGTGCGCTTCGCCGACGAGACGCCGAAGGTGCCGACGCAGTTGCATTTCGGCGAGAAGGATTCCGGCATTCCCCTGACCGATGTCGAGACCGTCAAGGCGAAGCGGCCGGACGTCGAGGTCTTCATCTATCCCGGCGCCCAGCACGGCTTCCATTGCGACGAGCGACCGAGCTACGACAAGGCGAGCGCCGACATCGCCTGGCCCCGCAGCATGGAATTCTTCGCGAAGCATTTGAAGTAGGGCGCGCGACTCTCTCCGTCATTCCGGGATGCGCCGATAGGCGCAGGCCCGGAATCCATCGGGCGTCAGAGATGGAGGAGAAATGGATTCCGGGTTCGCGCTTCGCGCGCCCCGGAATGACTGGAGGAGAGAGTTGGGCTGAAGCCAGCCTAGAACCAGCGCTCGCCGACGAACACGGTGTCGCCCGGGCTCAGGGGCGTGCCGAGCGGCACCACGGCGCGCATGGAGCCGCCGGCTCCGGTGTGGGTGACGGTGACCACGTCGCGCTTGGCGCGGGGCGAGAAGCCACCGGCGATGGCGACGGCGCTTTCGACCGTCATGTTCGGCACATAGGGATATTGGCCGGGCGCGGTGACTTCACCGAGAATGAAGAACGGCCGATAGGACTCGACCTCGACGGCGACCGAGGGTTCACGGATGTAGCCGTTGCGCAGCCGCGCGGCGATTTCACCGGCGAGTCCCGCCGGAGTGCGGCCACGTGCCGGCACTCCGCCGATCAGCGGCATCGTGATCGAACCACCGGCGTCGATGGCGTAGCTGTTGGTGAGGCCTTCCTGGCCGTAGACCACGACGCGCAGCTTGTCGCCGGCGTCAAGATGGTAGGAGGCATCATGGCGCACCGGAGCCCCCATCGGCGCGGCATAGCCGACCG harbors:
- a CDS encoding dienelactone hydrolase family protein, coding for MGQDIKLTASDNFQLGAYRADPSGSPRGAVVVIQEIFGVNHHIRSVCDRLAGEGYVAIAPSIFDRTSPNFQSGYTPDEIAEARKFVASPDWEAMLRDTQAAIDAVKSVGPVGIIGFCLGGSVAFVAATRLTGLKAAIGYYGGAVVRFADETPKVPTQLHFGEKDSGIPLTDVETVKAKRPDVEVFIYPGAQHGFHCDERPSYDKASADIAWPRSMEFFAKHLK
- a CDS encoding polysaccharide biosynthesis/export family protein encodes the protein MPVARAFRWSISAAFLAASAALTLGGCMQTAGPVAMVQPRADLDTMVYGQPYGAPQPVVVANNGGGAISALTNSFASPAPMPVGYAAPMGAPVRHDASYHLDAGDKLRVVVYGQEGLTNSYAIDAGGSITMPLIGGVPARGRTPAGLAGEIAARLRNGYIREPSVAVEVESYRPFFILGEVTAPGQYPYVPNMTVESAVAIAGGFSPRAKRDVVTVTHTGAGGSMRAVVPLGTPLSPGDTVFVGERWF